In one Arachis duranensis cultivar V14167 chromosome 9, aradu.V14167.gnm2.J7QH, whole genome shotgun sequence genomic region, the following are encoded:
- the LOC107465977 gene encoding uncharacterized protein LOC107465977, with product MISSSSTRCSSRSYISNLERFLQCVTPDVPSRTLHRRCSNDLNNQWLPPVKDTIEYFTLKDLWDCYSEWSAYGAGTPVMRESGETLMQFYVPYLSAIQIYSTKSVAASRGRREDNEVVELECDCWSDDSSDKLSRSLSNNSSESWDANSFNSSSDQVGSWPTRDMLGYLYLEYMEKSSPYNRLPLADKIIELARSYPALMTLKSVDLSPASWMAVSWYPIYAIPTHNKALATCFLTYHTLSSSFQDCDNICAEINIENDVCFPTGWGMVVGEKSKRKNSGCISVSPFGLATYRMQGDIWLTPSSHVNERVTCLYNAANSWLKQLNVFHPDFNFFACRSSL from the exons ATGATCTCATCATCATCGACAAGGTGTAGTTCCAGAAGCTACATATCAAATTTGGAACGCTTTCTCCAATGTGTCACACCAGATGTTCCTTCAAGGACTCTCCATagg AGATGCTCAAATGATCTAAATaatcaatggctacctcctgtTAAGGACACAATTGAATACTTCACTCTGAAAGATCTTTGGGACTGCTATTCTGAATGGAGTGCATATGGTGCCGGTACACCGGTGATGCGCGAAAGTGGGGAAACTCTAATGCAATTCTATGTTCCGTATCTGTCCGCTATCCAAATCTACAGCACTAAGTCTGTTGCAGCTTCTAG GGGACGGCGAGAGGATAACGAAGTAGTTGAATTGGAATGTGATTGCTGGAGTGATGATAGCAGCGATAAACTATCAAGGTCATTAAGTAACAATTCTAGTGAATCGTGGGATGCTAATTCCTTCAATTCAAGCTCTGACCAGGTAGGTTCTTGGCCCACGAGGGATATGCTTGGTTACCTTTACTTGGAGTACATGGAGAAGAGTTCTCCATATAACCGGCTCCCGTTAGCAGATAAG ATAATTGAATTAGCTAGAAGCTATCCGGCATTAATGACCTTGAAGAGTGTGGATCTTTCTCCGGCTTCTTGGATGGCTGTTTCTTG GTATCCGATTTACGCCATACCAACTCATAACAAGGCCTTGGCAACGTGTTTCCTCACTTATCACACATTGTCATCTTCTTTTCAAG ACTGTGATAACATTTGTGCTGAAATCAACATAGAGAATGACGTATGTTTTCCGACAGGGTGGGGAATGGTGGTGGGGGAGAAATCCAAGAGGAAGAACAGCGGCTGCATATCGGTGTCGCCTTTCGGCCTAGCCACCTATAGAATGCAGGGAGATATCTGGTTAACTCCATCATCACATGTGAATGAAAGAGTAACATGTTTATACAATGCTGCAAACTCATGGTTGAAGCAGCTCAACGTGTTCCACCCTGACTTCAACTTCTTCGCATGCCGATCTTCCCTGTAA